A window of Nocardia arthritidis genomic DNA:
CTGCTGGACCGGATTACCTGGACAGCGGCCAGTTTACGCGACACTCGTCACGATCCGTGGCCCAGCCTGTCGGCCTAACTTAGCCGACCAGCCGTTGTTTGTTGCGTCGATGGGAAATCGTCGAGGCCCGCCCCGCCGCATGTCCCAGCATCGTGCACGAGGTGTGCGTTTTTGCCGGATCCGGCGCGTCCCGGTAAGCTTGAGCAGCGGTGCATCTACGCGCCGACTGTTCGCGTGCGGCCGGAAAGGTCAACCGACTGGTTCACACCGGACAGCTACCAGCAATCTAACCAAGGTTGAGCCTAAACCGGGATCGCGGAGGACATGGCGAAGAAGGACGGGGCCATCGAGGTCGAGGGTCGAGTTGTCGAGCCGCTGCCCAATGCGATGTTCCGTATCGAGCTCGAGAACGGACACAAGGTTCTCGCGCACATCAGCGGGAAGATGCGGCAGCACTACATCCGTATCCTTCCCGAAGACCGCGTGGTCGTCGAGCTTTCGCCGTACGACCTGAGCCGCGGCAGGATCGTTTACCGCTACAAGTAATCCCCTGGGCGTTTGCGGGGGTCGCGACCTCCGCATCCCCGCCCGAGCGGCGATGTAAGACCCCGGTGACCAGCCGTTGTCATGCGGGCGACATAATAGAGACTTCCCCAGCCGTCGGCTGGGGAAAAACTGTGTTCACACCCCTGTGAACCACAACGAGATTGGACGGACGTGAAGGTTCAGCCGAGCGTCAAGAAGATCTGCGAGAAGTGCAAGGTGATCCGCCGCCACGGCCGGGTCATGGTGATCTGCGACAACCTGCGCCACAAGCAGCGCCAGGGCTGATCCCCGCCAAGCACCGAATCGCGGTTCGGATTGGCAACAAGAAGAAGAACTCCCAGCTCCAGCCGCACGCTGTGGAAATTCGGGTCTTTTCCCAGGAAATCAGCCCGAGGCGTGCACGCAAACCACCGGTACGGAGGCCGGTGCCCCAACCAAGAAGCGGGGAACGGACAGGGAGCAGACCTCCGCAACAGTAAGGAAGCTGCCACATGGCACGTCTCATGGGCGTCGACCTCCCGCGCGAAAAGCGCATGGAGATCGCGCTGACCTACATCTACGGCATCGGCCGTACCCGCTCCAAGGAGATCCTTGCGCAGACCGGCGTCAGCCCGGACCTGCGCTCGAAGGATCTCAGCGACGACGATCTGACGAAGCTGCGTGACTACATCGAAGCCTCGGATATGAAGGTCGAGGGTGACCTGCGCCGCGAGGTGCAGGCCGATATCCGTCGCAAGATCGAGATCGGCTGCTACCAGGGCCTGCGCCACCGCCGTGGCCTGCCCGTGCGTGGCCAGCGCACCAAGACCAATGCGCGCACCCGTAAGGGCCCGAAGCGCACCGTCGCAGGCAAGAAGAA
This region includes:
- the infA gene encoding translation initiation factor IF-1, whose product is MAKKDGAIEVEGRVVEPLPNAMFRIELENGHKVLAHISGKMRQHYIRILPEDRVVVELSPYDLSRGRIVYRYK
- the rpmJ gene encoding 50S ribosomal protein L36; the encoded protein is MKVQPSVKKICEKCKVIRRHGRVMVICDNLRHKQRQG
- the rpsM gene encoding 30S ribosomal protein S13, whose translation is MARLMGVDLPREKRMEIALTYIYGIGRTRSKEILAQTGVSPDLRSKDLSDDDLTKLRDYIEASDMKVEGDLRREVQADIRRKIEIGCYQGLRHRRGLPVRGQRTKTNARTRKGPKRTVAGKKK